Genomic window (Kangiella profundi):
GGCGCACCCTGTTCGCGAACCAATAACTTCAAAGGTAGACGCAACAGTGAAACGGTCAGGTTTTTTAAGGAAGATGAAATCGACATAAATATCTCTATTCGTTAATACAGTTAGAGCAGCAGCTCTATAGGGTGCGGATGGCTTAAAAAATCGCGTGGACTGGCGGTGAAGCCGTAGGCGCCGGACTGAAAAACTGCCACCCAGTCACCAATTTCTGCCTTCGGGAGTTCCATCTTATTGGCAAGGATATCAAGTGGTGTACACAATGGACCGACGATGTTCACCAGCTCGGTTTCAGATTGTTGCATACGATTGGCGATTGCAACAGGATAATTTTTACGGATGACCTGGCCAAAATTACCGGATGCAGCAAGATGATGATGCAGACCGCCATTACAAATGAGATAGGTTTGGTCGCGTGAAGTCTTTTTATCGGTAATCTGACACACATATACACCAGCATTGCCCACCAGGTAACGACCAAGCTCTAAAATGAGTTCGCAATCAGCAAGAAGTTTTTGATGCTCGGTAATAAGGTGATTAAGGTTGTCAGCAATTGGTTCGAGATCTAGCAGTTGATCGCCAGGGAAGTAGGGAATACCAAAACCGCCGCCAATATTCAGATGTTTCAGCGAGAAGCGATACTCCTGCTGTAACCGATCAACCAGAGCAAAAATGCTGTTGTGTGCAGTAATGATTGAGCCTGAGTTAAGGTTTTGCGAACCTGTAAAAATATGCAAACCCATGAACTGGAGTTTGGGATGTTTCAGCAGATCAAAAACCTGCTCAAGCTGTTCGACGTCGATGCCAAACTGTTGCGATCCCCCACCCATCTTCATGCCTGAGGATTTGAGTTCAAAGTCCGGGTTTAGACGCAATGCGACGTTAGCTGTTGTGTCGTTACTTTCGGCAATAGCCCTGATACGTTGGAGCTCGGTGATGGACTCAACATTGATAGTAATGCCTGCAGCAATTGCCATGCTCAATTCTTGTTCAGACTTGCCTGGTCCCGCAAAGCTTACTTTACCAGGTGATATACCTGTAGATAACGCAATATGGAGCTCTTTCGCAGACGCCACATCAAGACCATCGACCTGGTTTGACAAATAGTGAACCACAGCGGGCATCGGATTAGCTTTGATAGCGTAATGCAAACTGACTTTTGGAAAATAGTGGCGAAGAGTTTCGACGTTTTGATTTATAACAGCACGATCATAAACATAAAAGGGGGTTTGCCCAGCAATGGCAGCGACCTGATCAATGGAATGACCGGCAATAACCAATTGGTTCTCGCGGCTATCAAATTGACTCATATCTACGTGCGTTTTAAGACTCATGTAAAGGGTCCTTAAAGTGATTAGCTAGCCATCGGGCCACTTGAGCTGCTGTGTTCAATTTGTAATTGTTTACGATCAATTTTGCCATTCGGATTACGCGGCAAATGATCGACAAAGACAATGTACTTAGGTTGCATGTAATTTGGCAGCTGTTGCTGACAGTAGCGCTTAACATCCTGCTCCGTCAGTTCGCTATCAGTTCTAATGACTAACTTGATTGCCTGTCCGAGTTCTTCGTCAGCTAAACCAAAGGCAATAACTTCTGCAACACCATCCAGCTGATAAAGTGCCTCTTCAAGCTCGGCCGGACTGATGCGATATCCTGAGCATTTTATCATATCGTCCTGGCGACCGATAAAATAAAGAAAACCATCACTATCCCGACGAACGGTATCACCAGACCAGACTGCCAATTCAGGCAGGTAATTTGCTGTACTTCCAATCGGTTTGAAGCGCTCGGCAGTCTTTTCTGGTGCATTCCAGTAACCGAGACTGACATGAACACCACGATGTACCAGCTCCCCTGGTTCGTCCACATCGCACTCTGTTCCATCGGGCCTAAGCACCATAACTTCTGCGTTGGGAATAGCTTTACCAATCGAGTCAGGGTGTGAATCGATATAAGCAGGTTCAAGATAGGTTGAGCGGAATGCTTCGGTCAGGCCATACATCAGATAGGGCGAAGCATTGGATAAGTGTGACCTTAATTGCTGTAAGGTCGAAGTTGGCATAGCGCCTCCGCTGTTAGTGAAGTAACGCAGACAGCGAGCTTCTTCGGGCCATTCCAGTTTGGCCAATTGAATCCACAACGGGGGCACAGCTGCAAGTCCGGTAATTTGATGTTTGGCAACCTGACGAATGACGTCACGGGGCAACAGGTATTCCATTAAGACCACGGTCGCACCGACCAGCAGGGCGGTGGTGATCTGGCTCAAGCCATAATCAAAACTTAAAGGTAGAACCGCTAGAATTTTATCTTCAGGTGAATTATGTAAGTACTGACTGACGCTCTGAGCGCCTGCAATCAGGTTTCGGTGGGACAGACAAACCCCTTTCGGTTGGCCCGTTGAACCAGATGTATAGAGGATTGCTGCCAGATTTTGATCGATAACCGAGATATCTGGGGCTACAACATTATTTGTTGGTATTTCTGGCCAGAGGTGCTGCTCAAGCTCAAGTTGATCGCTTTCCAGTGGTTTATCGACTAGAAGTATATGCTTAAGATTTGCTAATGGCTGCAGGGCATCAGCAATCAATGAGGCTCTTTGTTGGCTGGTGATAAGCAACTTAACATTGCAGTCGTTAAGGATATAAGCCACCTGGGCAGCTTTAAGAACCGGATTAACAGGAACGAAGACCAGGCCTGCTCGGCTGGCAGCCAGAATGCTGATGACCGTCTCGATCTGCTTTGGCAGATAGACTGCAATGCGCTGCCCCGGCTTTAACCCCATATCAATGAAGGTATGAGCCACACGATTAATGGCCTGCTCAAGTTCGGTATAGGTCAATTGACGTTTGTTATCATCAATCGCGACTTTGTCCGCGAATTTTTGCTGGCTTGCAGTTACAATGGCGTCAAGCTGGCAATACATGATTGTTCCTATTGAAAAGAATGCCGCTATTGTAGCTTTTTCAATGAATTACGTCAGCAATTGACGCACATGGATGCCACCATCCGTACAAACATTAAAAGATAGGCTCAGCAGCAGGTTGAGCAGTTAACGACATTAGAAAAAGAAAAGGTTAAAAGAAAAGGGTTTTATGCGGTTAATTTGGTACATCGTCATTTTATTCATCACCTACGGTTCTCTGTATCCATTTGATTTTGGACTGAGCCGCGATCTACCAGATGACTTTTCGCAGTGGCTTTTCAGCTGGCACCATAGAACCATTCGCAGTGACCTGATTGCCAATATCCTGCTTTTTATCCCCTATGGATTTTTTGGCGCTCTAACCATCAAAGAAGAAAATCGACGTTGGCCGTTAATGTGGATTATTCTGACCTTTATCGGTGGTTTCTTATTTGCACTGTTCCTGCAAATTCTACAATTTTATTTACCTTCCAGAATTCCTGAAGCGGCCGATGCTTTGACCAATTCGATAGGGATTCTAATTGGTTTTGCGCTGGCTGGGTTTACCAACAGCCAGAGGGTACAGCGCTTAATTCCAAGGGGATTAAGGTTCCAGCTAACACCTGCTTTATTGGTATTGGTTTTATGGCTGGCCTGGCAGTTCTTTCCTTATATTCCAGTATTTGAAGGGAAACAGTTTGGTGATGGTTTGAGCCATATTGTCAGCAGTGGCTGGTCCTTGGTTATATGGTTGGAACGAATTTTATTCTGGATGGTATTTTATTATGTGCTGGAACGGGTGGTAGCCAAGAAATACAGCATGACTGTCATTATTGGCATTACCCTGTTTGTCCTGATCATTAAACTTGCCATGTATCGCAGCCAGCTAGGTTGGAGTGAAATCAGCGCGGTACCGCTAGCGATATTGCTACATGCCTATCTAGGTCATTCGGTAAAGGTAATGCTGATAACAATAGGTGCGGCAACTTTGTTTGTCTGGCAGAATCTTTTCCCTTGGCATTGGCAAAGTTCCATTAACAGCTTTGAGTGGATGCCGTTTGATAACTTCATGACCGGAAGTACCTGGAATAATCTCAGTGCCTTGTTGCGCGAATCCTTGCTACTGGCTTCCTTCGGTTATTTTCTTGGTAAGTGGCTATCAAGCTACAGAGCAGCAGGTACCGTACTGACGGTGTTCGTGATAGGTGTAACAGCACTTCAATTCTTTATCGCCGGTAAGCAGCCTGACAGCACCTCGATTGTAATGGCTCTGGTGTTAGCTATTCTGTTCCAGAGGCTGGCTAAAATAGCGCCTTGAGGTTCTAGGGGGTTACGTAAAAAAATAGCACCTGACCTCGTTGGGAGCTTAGTCAGGTGCTTCAAGGGAAGTGAAGCAAATAAAAAACTTAGTTAGGCTGGTAAAGTGTGTACAGCTCGTTCTCTTCTAACGACACACGATGAGTCAGGACCTTACCTACGGTCTCAAAGTCCTTTTTAAATGACTCTTTCTGTTCGGCTGTGATAATCGGTTTTGAATAAGTTTTACAGAATCGTATAACTGCCTGAGCAATATCATTCATCTCATTACGGAAATCTTTAACCAGATCCATGCTGGAAGAATCATCAGACAATTTCTGTTCGAGATAAACATAAAACTTCACGTTTTCTTTTAGCAGGTGAGCCTGAAAATCACGTTTGAACTGGGTGACCAGATCGGCAAGCTTTTGACGGTCATTCGCTTCAAAGCCTTCTGACCAGATACGACCATAAAGTGCTACCAAGTGATTATGATCACCTTTGAGATTATCAATCAGATGTGGATCATAACTGATGCCGTAGTGATTACGCTTCTTGGTGAAATCAACTTCTTGGATTGGGTTTGGCTCACGTGTATCGATGTTTTCTGGCCGATCACGAAAAAAGTTTTTAATAAAACCAAACATGGTGCGACTCCTCAGCTATATGTAAAAAGTAGAAACAAAAATTTTATCTTTATAATCTCTCTAGTAGACACTAATTATTGATATATATCAATAGCTTAGAATGCAAAAATGACCACTGCGTCAATGCAGAAATGCATCGATTAAAAAAGTATTTTTTATGCAGGATTTATAACAATTTTGTTAAAAACGCAGCCAAAAGTGATAACCATTTCATAAACCCTGCAAATAACCCTTTGGTACATATGGTTATTTTAACGAGGGTATGATTATTTAGAGGGGCATAGAAAAACTGTAATAAAAAGAAGCAGTTAATGCATATCTGCATTTTTCGAATGTCAGATAAGGTAAAAGATTTTTAAAACAATATAGCTGAACGAAGGACGGAAATTATGATTGAACAAAAGCTCTCACCATTAAAGCAGGCCTTATCCCACCATAAAGCCTATGGACTATTAAACTCAACGGACAATATTCGCACATTTATGGAATATCACGTCTATGCCGTATGGGATTTCATGACCTTACTGAAAGCCCTGCAACGTCGTTTAACCTGCGTTGATATTCCGTGGCGGGAATCAAGTTATCCTACCGAGGTCGTGCGATTCATCAATGAAATTGTGATTGGCGAAGAAAGCGACCTCGACCAGAACGGACATCCAATCAGCCACTATTCTCTATATATCGAAGCCATGCAGGAAGTTGGAGCGGATGTATCTAAAGTACAGCAATTTGTTGCCTCATTGGATACCAGCCTTATTCCAGAAGGTGCCCGTGAGTTTGTCGAATACAACTTGAAATTAGCCAAAGAGGGAACCGATGAAGAAGTGGCGGCGGCCTTCCTGTATGGACGGGAAAAATTGATTCCTGAAATGTTTACCGGCATTAAAGATGCGCTGATTAGAGAGAACGCTGACTGCCCAACCTTAATCTATTATCTTGAACGTCATATTGAGCTTGATGGTGATGAGCATGGCCCACTGGCTGAAAAGTGCTTACAGGCTATCTGCGGTGACGACAAGGACAAGTGGCAGCGAGCAATAACAGTGGGTGAAGAGTGCTTACAGATGCGAGATGCTCTTTGGAATCAGGTTGAAAAAGCACTGGTGCAAAAATCGGGCATTAAAGCTGCCTAAATTTAATATTTAAAAGTGTCTTAAGTTAGGTCATAAAGGCCAACCCCTCGCTACCTGTTCATTCCCATGGGCAGGTAGCACCCTCTTGACCAGTCTTCATTAGCACTAAAATTCAAGTTTGGTTACAATGCCTTAAATCCAATCAATAAGTGCTGTTATGCAAGATATCGTCATTGCCCCATCTATTTTGTCTGCCGATTTTGCCCGTCTTGGCGAAGAAGTTGAGAATGTATTAAAAGCCGGAGCCGACTGGGTTCATTTTGATGTAATGGACAATCATTATGTGCCAAACCTAACGATTGGCCCGATGGTTTGTGAAGCGTTAAGAAACTATGGTATCAAGGCACCAATTGATGTGCACCTGATGGTAGAGCCTGTCGATAGAATTATTCCTGACTTTGCCAAAGCTGGCGCTAGCTATATTACTTTCCATCCGGAAGCCTCTAAGCATGTTGACCGCACCATAAGCCTCATTAAAGAAGAGGGCTGTAAAGCAGGAATAGTCCTGAATCCAGCAACCCCATTGAGCGTTTTGGATTATGTGATCGATAAACTCGATATGGTCTTGTTGATGTCCGTTAATCCGGGCTTTGGTGGTCAAAGCTTTATTCCACATACCTTACAGAAGTGCCAACAGGTACGCCGATTAATTGATGAGCGTGGGCTGGATATTCGCTTGGAAATCGATGGAGGAGTTAAGGTCGATAATATCGAAGAAATTGCGGCTTGTGGAGCAGATACATTTGTTGCCGGCTCAGCCGTTTTTAACGCGGATGATTACGCCAAGGTGATTCATAGCATGAAAGATAATGCTGCCAAAGGGCGCCTAGGATAATAGTCCAGTTTGAAAGTTGCTCTTTAGCTTGTTAGGTTGAAACTATGAGAAAAGTTTGGTGGGTATTAGTAGCACTGGTGGTGGCAGCATTTATCGGCCACTATATTGCTGATCAGGCAGCAATTGATGCATGTAACGAAGCTGGTGGTAGTTATTTCTACGACCAGCATTATTGTTCTAAAACAGAAGCCTATGCCGGATCGACTAACTATGTCTCGAACCATATTGGCTTCATCATTCTGCTGATATTAAGTGTCGCATTTGCCATTGGCGCCTATTTCATCAAAGCTCCAAAACCTATGGTCGGCAAGCATAAACGTTTGCTCATGATCGACAACTACGATTCATTTACTTATAACCTGGTTCAGTATTTTGCCGATTTGGGTTTGGATGTATTAGTTAAACGCAACGATGAGTTAACGGTCAAAGAAGCTCAAGAAATCAATCCAGACTACATCGTCATTTCACCAGGTCCTGCAACGCCAAACGAATCTGGAATTTCACTAGCAGTGATTGAGGAGCTGGCACATGACTATCCTATTCTTGGAGTCTGTTTAGGCCATCAGGCGATGGCACAGGTGTTTGGTGGGAAAATTGTCCGTGCTAAGCAAGTTATGCATGGAAAAACCTCTGAGATTCATCATGCCAATAAAGGCGTATTTAAAGACCTGCCCAATCCGATAGAAGCAACGCGCTATCATTCCTTAGTGGTTGATAACGACAGTCTACCGCAAGAGTTTGAAGTCACTGCCTGGACAGAAGATGAAGAAGGCGAACTCGAGTACATTATGGGCATCAAGCACCGAAGTCTGAAATTGGAAGGCGTGCAGTTCCATCCTGAGTCGATTATGAGCCAGCACGGCCACCAGATGTTGAAGAATTTTGTTTTGGAATATAGGAATTAAGGAAAAACCAACAAAAAAAAGCCATGTGTTTCCACATGGCTTTCTAATCATAACTAACCAGTAAAACTAGCGGGCTCCGAAGATCACCATTGTCTTACCTTTTACATGAATATGGCCTTCTTCTTCCAACGCTTTAAGTACGCGTCCGACCATTTCACGAGAACAGCCAACAATACGGCTTAGTTCCTGACGAGTAACTTTAATTTGCATACCATCAGGATGGGTCATGGCATCTGGCTCTTTTGCCAACTCAAGTAGCGCATGTGCCACACGACCTGTCACATCCAGGAATGCCAAATCGCCAACTTTACGGCTGGTTTTACGCAGACGAGTTGCTAACTGAGTGGCCAAACGGAATAGTACGTCTGGGTTTTCACGAGTCAGCTGGCGGAATTTATCATAGCTGATTTCAGCTACTTCACATTCAGACTTTGTACGAACCCAGGCAGTGCGGTCATGATCATCGGTGAACAGACCCATCTCACCAAAGAAATCACCAGGGTTAAGATAAGCAAGTACCAACTCACGACCTTCGTCGTCTTCAATCAATACGGTAACAGAGCCTTCAAGCAGGAAATAAAGGGTATTTGACGAATCGCCGGCATAAATCAGAGTGCTTTTCGCTGGGAAGCGACGTCTTTGACAATGGTTGAGGAACCATTGAATGGTCTCGTCTTGTGCCAAATGATAAGGTAGCGCCATGAAGTCGTCCTATTTTATTGTAATCTAATGAAAATATAGCATGAAATCTTAGTCATGTACCCCTTCAAAATCAAATTTGTTGTGGCACTATATAGCTACCTAATTATATAACTGAGTCACAAAACACTATGAAAGTAACCTTAGACTGGGTCGGCGACCTGAATTTCGTCGGAAAGAACAGTAAACGTCAACGCGTTATGTTTGGTGGAGAAGGCGATTACGTCTCACCGATGGAGAATTTATTGATGTCCGCAGGTGCTTGCGCCTCTATTGATGTAGTCATGATCCTGGAAAAATCTCGTCAGAATATTACTGGATGTCATTGTGAAATCGAAGCTGATCGAGCCGATGAGCCACCACGCCGATTCACAGGCATAAAATTCCATTTTGTAGTCAATGGAAAGGATCTATCACCAAAGCATGTGCAGAAAGCAATCGATCTGTCAGTGGAAAAATATTGCTCGGTAATGCATTCGCTTGATCCCAAAATGCCAATCAAAACTTCATTTGATATCGTTCCAGTTTAAATAAAGAAATTGAAGAAAAGGGGCGCGAAACCGCGTCCTTAATCCGATAAAGCCTCGAGACTGTGCCATAGTATTAGTTTTTACGAATATAGGATTGAAATTGGCAATCTAGAAGAATACCCTAGTTTTTGTAAGGATATATTCTGACCAGTTTGCCGGTTTGGAAAGAGCTAGGGGTAGCGATTCCTAAGTGCATAATCTATGCATATATGACTTCTTATAAATAAAATCTATCTATCTCATAGTTCTTTAAAAATGTTAGCAATTCTTTGGTAGGGGTATATTCAAAAGGAACCTTGTATTTCTCATACAGAAGGAGTCGTAAAATGTTAAGAAAATCAATCCCTTTAATCTCTGCATTGGCAGTAGCGGTGTCACTGGGAATGGCATCGACACATGCTGTCGCGGCAGATGAGACTGGGTCCATGGCAAACGAGTATTGGTGGCCTAACAAACTGGACCTTGAACCCCTCCGCCAGCATAGTCCCGAATCCGATCCCTACGGCGATAACTTTGACTATGCCGAAGCAT
Coding sequences:
- a CDS encoding OsmC family protein, with amino-acid sequence MKVTLDWVGDLNFVGKNSKRQRVMFGGEGDYVSPMENLLMSAGACASIDVVMILEKSRQNITGCHCEIEADRADEPPRRFTGIKFHFVVNGKDLSPKHVQKAIDLSVEKYCSVMHSLDPKMPIKTSFDIVPV
- a CDS encoding acyl-CoA ligase (AMP-forming), exosortase A system-associated, translating into MYCQLDAIVTASQQKFADKVAIDDNKRQLTYTELEQAINRVAHTFIDMGLKPGQRIAVYLPKQIETVISILAASRAGLVFVPVNPVLKAAQVAYILNDCNVKLLITSQQRASLIADALQPLANLKHILLVDKPLESDQLELEQHLWPEIPTNNVVAPDISVIDQNLAAILYTSGSTGQPKGVCLSHRNLIAGAQSVSQYLHNSPEDKILAVLPLSFDYGLSQITTALLVGATVVLMEYLLPRDVIRQVAKHQITGLAAVPPLWIQLAKLEWPEEARCLRYFTNSGGAMPTSTLQQLRSHLSNASPYLMYGLTEAFRSTYLEPAYIDSHPDSIGKAIPNAEVMVLRPDGTECDVDEPGELVHRGVHVSLGYWNAPEKTAERFKPIGSTANYLPELAVWSGDTVRRDSDGFLYFIGRQDDMIKCSGYRISPAELEEALYQLDGVAEVIAFGLADEELGQAIKLVIRTDSELTEQDVKRYCQQQLPNYMQPKYIVFVDHLPRNPNGKIDRKQLQIEHSSSSGPMAS
- a CDS encoding DUF3050 domain-containing protein — translated: MIEQKLSPLKQALSHHKAYGLLNSTDNIRTFMEYHVYAVWDFMTLLKALQRRLTCVDIPWRESSYPTEVVRFINEIVIGEESDLDQNGHPISHYSLYIEAMQEVGADVSKVQQFVASLDTSLIPEGAREFVEYNLKLAKEGTDEEVAAAFLYGREKLIPEMFTGIKDALIRENADCPTLIYYLERHIELDGDEHGPLAEKCLQAICGDDKDKWQRAITVGEECLQMRDALWNQVEKALVQKSGIKAA
- a CDS encoding pyridoxal-dependent decarboxylase, exosortase A system-associated; the encoded protein is MSLKTHVDMSQFDSRENQLVIAGHSIDQVAAIAGQTPFYVYDRAVINQNVETLRHYFPKVSLHYAIKANPMPAVVHYLSNQVDGLDVASAKELHIALSTGISPGKVSFAGPGKSEQELSMAIAAGITINVESITELQRIRAIAESNDTTANVALRLNPDFELKSSGMKMGGGSQQFGIDVEQLEQVFDLLKHPKLQFMGLHIFTGSQNLNSGSIITAHNSIFALVDRLQQEYRFSLKHLNIGGGFGIPYFPGDQLLDLEPIADNLNHLITEHQKLLADCELILELGRYLVGNAGVYVCQITDKKTSRDQTYLICNGGLHHHLAASGNFGQVIRKNYPVAIANRMQQSETELVNIVGPLCTPLDILANKMELPKAEIGDWVAVFQSGAYGFTASPRDFLSHPHPIELLL
- a CDS encoding VanZ family protein, with protein sequence MRLIWYIVILFITYGSLYPFDFGLSRDLPDDFSQWLFSWHHRTIRSDLIANILLFIPYGFFGALTIKEENRRWPLMWIILTFIGGFLFALFLQILQFYLPSRIPEAADALTNSIGILIGFALAGFTNSQRVQRLIPRGLRFQLTPALLVLVLWLAWQFFPYIPVFEGKQFGDGLSHIVSSGWSLVIWLERILFWMVFYYVLERVVAKKYSMTVIIGITLFVLIIKLAMYRSQLGWSEISAVPLAILLHAYLGHSVKVMLITIGAATLFVWQNLFPWHWQSSINSFEWMPFDNFMTGSTWNNLSALLRESLLLASFGYFLGKWLSSYRAAGTVLTVFVIGVTALQFFIAGKQPDSTSIVMALVLAILFQRLAKIAP
- the crp gene encoding cAMP-activated global transcriptional regulator CRP, producing MALPYHLAQDETIQWFLNHCQRRRFPAKSTLIYAGDSSNTLYFLLEGSVTVLIEDDEGRELVLAYLNPGDFFGEMGLFTDDHDRTAWVRTKSECEVAEISYDKFRQLTRENPDVLFRLATQLATRLRKTSRKVGDLAFLDVTGRVAHALLELAKEPDAMTHPDGMQIKVTRQELSRIVGCSREMVGRVLKALEEEGHIHVKGKTMVIFGAR
- a CDS encoding anthranilate synthase component II codes for the protein MVGKHKRLLMIDNYDSFTYNLVQYFADLGLDVLVKRNDELTVKEAQEINPDYIVISPGPATPNESGISLAVIEELAHDYPILGVCLGHQAMAQVFGGKIVRAKQVMHGKTSEIHHANKGVFKDLPNPIEATRYHSLVVDNDSLPQEFEVTAWTEDEEGELEYIMGIKHRSLKLEGVQFHPESIMSQHGHQMLKNFVLEYRN
- the rpe gene encoding ribulose-phosphate 3-epimerase, encoding MQDIVIAPSILSADFARLGEEVENVLKAGADWVHFDVMDNHYVPNLTIGPMVCEALRNYGIKAPIDVHLMVEPVDRIIPDFAKAGASYITFHPEASKHVDRTISLIKEEGCKAGIVLNPATPLSVLDYVIDKLDMVLLMSVNPGFGGQSFIPHTLQKCQQVRRLIDERGLDIRLEIDGGVKVDNIEEIAACGADTFVAGSAVFNADDYAKVIHSMKDNAAKGRLG
- a CDS encoding hemerythrin domain-containing protein; this translates as MFGFIKNFFRDRPENIDTREPNPIQEVDFTKKRNHYGISYDPHLIDNLKGDHNHLVALYGRIWSEGFEANDRQKLADLVTQFKRDFQAHLLKENVKFYVYLEQKLSDDSSSMDLVKDFRNEMNDIAQAVIRFCKTYSKPIITAEQKESFKKDFETVGKVLTHRVSLEENELYTLYQPN